One Helianthus annuus cultivar XRQ/B chromosome 12, HanXRQr2.0-SUNRISE, whole genome shotgun sequence genomic region harbors:
- the LOC110931004 gene encoding uncharacterized protein LOC110931004 isoform X1 — protein MARSSYEMFLAPSSPRLPLSTDFVRELLEKKILEGPIILHTKGGHSWRLEIKQINDTYYFTNGWNNVVEDMQLRFGDYLYFRPLDQSTIKMSIFRPKECNRFLAPKVKHKDDDDPFFTSIITKTHTKMLRFPGGFAELAGINAQGTMTLKNLDGKEWLVGLRLDKAFRTKRYLLSFGWGRFRQQNNLSEGDECVFRFIKSEGKLLLAKVTKMKPCYGVTPRPD, from the exons ATGGCTCGTTCATCCTACGAGATGTTCCTAGCTCCATCCTCCCCTCGCCTG CCATTGTCAACTGATTTTGTTAGAGAGCTTTTGGAAAAGAAAATCCTAGAAGGCCCAATAATCCTACATACAAAAGGAGGGCATTCATGGAGATTGGAGATCAAACAAATTAATGATACTTACTATTTCACCAATGGATGGAACAATGTGGTTGAGGATATGCAATTGCGTTTCGGGGATTATCTTTACTTTCGGCCCCTTGATCAATCCACCATCAAAATGTCGATCTTTCGTCCAAAAGAGTGTAACAGATTTTTGGCTCCAAAAGTAAAAcataaagatgatgatgatccaTTCTTTACATCCATTATCACTAAAACCCACACAAAAATGTTG CGGTTTCCGGGTGGATTCGCAGAGTTGGCTGGAATAAATGCTCAAGGAACCATGACGTTGAAGAATCTTGATGGAAAAGAATGGCTTGTGGGTTTGAGGTTGGACAAGGCGTTTAGAACGAAAAGGTACCTTTTGTCGTTCGGGTGGGGTCGTTTCAGGCAACAAAATAACTTATCGGAAGGAGATGAATGTGTATTCAGGTTCATAAAAAGTGAAGGCAAGTTATTATTGGCAAAAGTCACAAAGATGAAGCCATGTTATGGTGTAACACCCCGCCCCGATTAG
- the LOC110931006 gene encoding probable serine/threonine-protein kinase PIX7 yields MKSGDEEGVKVQSLHVMNSKDDKNKIKNKKKKKNDQDFVGCWNKWGFIGSCVSSRSKVDSSTSGINSSHFESKSSKNTSKDQQETATGVKTPTSNGENNKLTGLKPEEELKVASRLRKFAFNDLKLATRNFRPESLLGEGGFGCVFKGWIEENGTAPVKPGTGLTVAVKTLNHDGLQGHKEWLAEVNFLGDLVNPNLVKLIGYCIEDDQRLLVYEFLPRGSLENHLFRRSLPLPWSIRMKIALGAAKGLAFLHEEAKRPVIYRDFKTSNILLDAEYNAKLSDFGLAKDGPEGDKTHISTRVMGTYGYAAPEYVMTGHLSSKSDVYSFGVVLLEMLTGRRSMDKKRPNGEHNLVEWARPHLGERRRFYRLIDPRLEGHFSIKGAQKAAQLAARCLSRDPKARPLMSEVVECLKPLPALKDMAGSSYYLQLQTAQPERVGSSPDPTRMRAGSFSRNGHQHPRTLSIPHASPSRHQFLQESPKPNGNQ; encoded by the exons ATGAAATCTGGTGACGAAGAAGGTGTAAAGGTGCAATCTTTGCATGTTATGAACTCAAAAGATGACAAAAACAAGATCAAgaacaagaaaaagaaaaaaaatgatcaAGATTTTGTTGGGTGTTGGAATAAATGGGGATTTATTGGTAGCTGTGTTTCTTCAAGATCTAAAGTTGATAGCTCCACCAGTGGCATCAACAGCAGTCACTTTG AATCTAAATCAAGCAAAAACACAAGCAAAGATCAACAAGAAACCGCAACAGGCGTAAAAACTCCCACAAGTAACGGCGAAAACAACAAGTTAACAGGTTTAAAACCAGAAGAAGAACTCAAAGTCGCTTCCCGTTTAAGGAAATTTGCGTTTAATGATCTTAAACTGGCAACAAGAAATTTTCGGCCCGAAAGTCTTCTCGGTGAAGGGGGTTTTGGGTGTGTGTTTAAAGGATGGATTGAAGAGAACGGCACCGCACCGGTCAAACCGGGTACCGGGCTTACGGTTGCGGTCAAAACGCTAAATCATGATGGGCTTCAGGGACATAAAGAGTGGCTG GCAGAAGTGAATTTTTTGGGTGATCTTGTGAACCCGAATTTGGTCAAATTGATTGGTTACTGCATTGAAGATGATCAACGGTTGTTAGTGTACGAGTTTTTGCCTAGGGGGAGCTTGGAGAATCACTTGTTCAGAA GATCGTTGCCTCTTCCTTGGTCCATTAGGATGAAAATCGCACTTGGTGCCGCAAAGGGTCTTGCTTTCCTTCACGAAGAAGCAAAACGACCCGTGATTTACCGTGATTTTAAAACGTCCAATATTTTGTTAGATGCG GAATACAATGCCAAATTGTCTGATTTTGGGCTTGCTAAAGATGGCCCGGAAGGTGATAAAACTCATATATCTACACGAGTCATGGGAACTTACGGTTATGCCGCCCCGGAATATGTTATGACCG GACATTTGAGTTCAAAAAGTGACGTTTATAGCTTCGGTGTCGTTTTACTCGAAATGTTGACCGGGCGGAGGTCAATGGACAAAAAACGTCCAAACGGTGAACACAACCTCGTCGAATGGGCCCGCCCGCATTTAGGAGAACGGAGACGCTTCTATAGGTTAATCGACCCTCGGTTAGAAGGTCATTTCTCAATAAAAGGAGCCCAAAAGGCCGCACAACTAGCGGCCCGTTGTCTTAGCCGTGACCCGAAAGCCCGGCCTTTAATGAGTGAAGTTGTTGAATGTCTTAAACCTTTGCCAGCCCTAAAAGACATGGCGGGCTCATCTTATTACTTACAGTTACAGACCGCCCAACCTGAACGGGTCGGGTCAAGTCCAGACCCGACCCGAATGCGGGCCGGGTCGTTTTCGAGAAATGGGCATCAACATCCACGAACGCTCTCGATACCTCACGCTTCACCAAGCCGTCATCAGTTTCTACAGGAATCGCCAAAACCGAATGGAAATCAATAA